One Myxococcales bacterium genomic region harbors:
- a CDS encoding TetR family transcriptional regulator C-terminal domain-containing protein: protein MTRRFTAKGLETRARIVRAGREALVADGPEALALRSVAARAGMSLGNLQFYFADLDALLAAILAEELRAGAAAVEAARAGATDPIEATLDVLLGQHDDVATVKVFFSLWAFAVGRPKMARILREFYTELVAHLGREMSVVRADLSDEERETRAWLFVALLEGSSVLRALRKRGDETHSAALREKLRELLLG from the coding sequence ATGACACGGCGCTTTACGGCGAAGGGTCTCGAGACGCGCGCGCGCATCGTCCGCGCGGGGCGCGAGGCGCTCGTGGCGGACGGACCCGAGGCCCTCGCGCTCCGTTCGGTGGCGGCGCGGGCGGGCATGTCACTCGGCAACTTGCAGTTTTACTTCGCCGATTTGGACGCGCTGCTCGCGGCCATCCTCGCCGAGGAGCTGCGGGCGGGCGCGGCCGCCGTGGAGGCCGCGCGGGCGGGGGCCACCGATCCCATCGAGGCGACGCTCGACGTGCTCCTCGGCCAGCACGACGACGTCGCGACCGTGAAGGTCTTCTTCTCTCTGTGGGCGTTCGCGGTCGGGAGGCCCAAGATGGCGCGCATCTTGAGGGAGTTTTACACCGAGCTCGTCGCCCACCTCGGCCGAGAGATGTCCGTCGTGCGCGCCGATCTTTCGGACGAAGAGCGCGAGACCCGCGCGTGGCTCTTCGTCGCGCTGCTCGAAGGGTCGAGCGTGCTCCGCGCCCTACGAAAGCGCGGCGACGAGACCCACTCGGCGGCGTTGCGCGAGAAGCTGCGCGAGCTGCTCCTCGGGTGA